In one window of Cytophagaceae bacterium ABcell3 DNA:
- a CDS encoding OmpA family protein, producing the protein MQKHILLLVLTLLFSNLCAQDISKKNRAHLKKGVTLFKKEVYQDALKEFLKIDSTERTDAKLNYNIGICYLYTKQASKALKHLQMAIASSAGFEDADFYLGRAYHLNHEFKNAISAFEAYKKQLKASEREKIAEVEKYITYCKNGANLIMDSTAVKITNLGYVINSEYPDYNPLISADESVLMFTSRKPISTGGRLDPKDLMYFEDIYMSEKEDGVWLPPVSLDKINTAKHEACVALSADGQQMMVYKANSGNGDLFISTLDGSTWTTPKNLGPNINSPAWESSGSISSNNDVIFFSSNRKGGVGGTDIYMSKREEDGTFGPAILLGPQVNTPDDEISPFIHADGQTLYFSSRGHRSMGGFDIFSVKIDLETGEILSNAKNVGYPINTAGDDFHFVWSADNSRAYFSSIRENGFGEKDIYMLERDVSLAPLVVWKGLVLDCITQQPLLSKITVTDNSTGKVVGTYTPNSSTGKYIVILPSGRNYGIAVESEDYAFFSKNIDIPNLASYKEIEEKICLDPIAKGTIITLRNIFFDFDRYSLRKESEIELERVYNFLTTNPDVRIEISGHTDAEGDAEYNLKLSKQRAKAVFNYLTKKGIDQNRLETNGYGLTKPIATNETREGRQLNRRTELTIK; encoded by the coding sequence ATGCAAAAGCATATCCTATTACTTGTACTAACATTGTTGTTCAGCAACTTATGTGCACAAGACATTTCTAAAAAAAATAGAGCTCACCTAAAAAAAGGAGTGACCTTGTTCAAAAAAGAGGTTTACCAAGATGCACTCAAAGAGTTCTTAAAAATAGACAGCACCGAAAGAACTGACGCAAAGCTTAATTACAACATAGGAATATGTTATTTATATACAAAGCAAGCCTCAAAAGCATTAAAACATCTTCAAATGGCCATAGCTTCCAGTGCAGGATTTGAGGATGCAGATTTTTACTTGGGTAGGGCTTATCACCTAAACCATGAGTTCAAAAATGCCATTTCCGCTTTTGAAGCTTACAAAAAACAACTAAAAGCATCAGAACGTGAAAAAATAGCCGAAGTAGAAAAGTATATAACCTACTGTAAAAACGGGGCAAATCTAATCATGGACTCTACAGCAGTAAAAATTACCAATCTAGGGTATGTCATAAATTCTGAATATCCAGATTACAACCCTTTAATCTCTGCTGATGAGTCGGTTTTGATGTTTACCTCACGCAAACCCATTAGTACAGGTGGACGCCTTGACCCTAAAGACCTTATGTATTTTGAAGACATCTATATGTCCGAAAAAGAAGATGGGGTATGGCTCCCCCCGGTAAGTTTGGATAAAATTAACACCGCCAAACATGAAGCTTGTGTAGCGCTTTCGGCAGACGGCCAACAAATGATGGTTTACAAAGCCAATTCTGGCAACGGAGATTTGTTTATCAGCACACTGGACGGCTCTACATGGACTACCCCCAAAAACCTTGGCCCTAACATAAACTCTCCAGCATGGGAATCAAGCGGAAGTATTTCTTCTAATAATGATGTTATCTTTTTTTCCAGCAATAGAAAAGGGGGTGTAGGAGGAACAGACATCTATATGTCAAAAAGAGAAGAAGACGGGACTTTTGGCCCGGCCATTTTACTGGGACCACAAGTCAACACCCCTGACGATGAAATATCTCCCTTCATTCATGCAGATGGGCAAACTTTATACTTTAGCTCCAGAGGACACAGGTCTATGGGTGGATTTGACATATTTTCAGTAAAAATTGATCTAGAAACAGGAGAAATTTTATCAAATGCAAAAAATGTTGGGTATCCAATTAACACCGCAGGTGACGATTTTCACTTTGTCTGGTCGGCAGACAATTCAAGAGCTTACTTCTCTTCCATCAGAGAAAATGGTTTTGGAGAAAAAGATATTTATATGTTGGAAAGGGATGTGTCTCTTGCCCCACTTGTTGTATGGAAAGGTTTGGTACTAGACTGCATAACTCAACAGCCCTTGCTTTCTAAAATAACAGTAACAGACAATAGCACTGGAAAAGTTGTAGGAACATATACCCCAAATAGCAGCACGGGTAAATACATTGTCATACTCCCTTCAGGAAGAAATTATGGCATTGCAGTAGAGTCAGAAGATTATGCATTTTTCTCAAAAAACATAGATATTCCAAACCTGGCATCATATAAAGAAATAGAGGAAAAAATATGCCTCGACCCAATCGCAAAGGGAACAATAATTACCCTGCGTAACATATTTTTCGATTTTGACCGCTACTCTCTGCGAAAAGAATCTGAAATTGAACTAGAAAGGGTATACAATTTTTTAACAACAAACCCAGATGTGCGTATAGAAATATCAGGCCACACAGATGCTGAAGGTGATGCTGAATACAACTTAAAGCTTTCGAAACAAAGAGCAAAAGCTGTCTTCAACTACCTGACCAAAAAAGGTATTGACCAGAACAGGCTTGAAACTAACGGCTATGGGTTAACCAAACCAATTGCCACCAACGAAACAAGAGAGGGAAGACAGTTAAACAGAAGAACTGAACTCACTATTAAATAA
- a CDS encoding protein-L-isoaspartate(D-aspartate) O-methyltransferase, with the protein MRTTKADMIQFQLKDRGITDPAVLKAMGSVDRSLFVPDDMQDLAYEDGPLPIGHEQTISQPYIVAYMAQELKLNPEDKVLEIGSGCGYNAAILSQIVSEVYSIEIVDWLADLAKENLQKAGISNVYLQHKDGFEGWPEKAPFDAIVLTAAPPEIPEPLKKQLKVGGKILAPVGEEVQYLNFWEKIGDHKFSKHKLLPVRFVPMTGEAQR; encoded by the coding sequence ATGAGAACTACCAAAGCAGATATGATCCAGTTTCAGCTTAAAGACCGTGGGATAACAGACCCAGCGGTGCTAAAAGCGATGGGGTCAGTTGACAGAAGCCTGTTTGTGCCTGATGATATGCAGGACTTGGCTTATGAAGATGGTCCTTTGCCCATTGGTCATGAACAGACCATTAGCCAACCATACATTGTAGCATATATGGCGCAGGAGTTAAAATTAAACCCTGAAGACAAAGTGTTGGAAATTGGCTCTGGATGTGGCTACAATGCTGCCATTCTTTCTCAAATAGTTTCTGAAGTGTATAGCATCGAAATTGTTGATTGGCTCGCTGATTTGGCCAAAGAGAATTTACAGAAGGCTGGTATTTCAAATGTTTATCTTCAGCACAAAGATGGCTTTGAAGGATGGCCGGAGAAAGCACCCTTTGATGCCATTGTCCTTACGGCTGCCCCTCCAGAAATTCCAGAGCCTTTGAAAAAGCAGCTTAAAGTTGGTGGTAAAATCTTGGCTCCTGTAGGGGAAGAGGTGCAATATTTAAACTTTTGGGAAAAAATAGGAGATCATAAATTCTCTAAACATAAGCTTCTTCCTGTGCGGTTTGTACCCATGACTGGTGAAGCGCAACGGTGA
- a CDS encoding DUF4136 domain-containing protein: protein MRSLVSVIGLLFIFLCSSCVKEVHTSALDDWDYEQYKTYAWMIPTDDQLYNAIIHQNIHNFVNKEMHDRGFIADSVDPDILIDYRLMVEEQEVQTVQPFFPESPYPQRFWQPNNSMLSYELQEGYYEEGVFYIDIYDLERERHIWSGWTVEPMMDDTFHEKNLLRSVRKIFRQFPVDD from the coding sequence ATGAGGAGTTTGGTAAGTGTTATAGGCTTGTTGTTTATATTTTTATGTTCATCATGTGTAAAAGAAGTGCACACGTCTGCATTAGATGATTGGGATTATGAGCAGTATAAAACTTATGCTTGGATGATACCCACAGATGATCAGTTATATAATGCGATCATCCATCAAAATATCCATAACTTTGTAAATAAGGAGATGCACGACAGAGGTTTTATTGCCGACTCTGTTGATCCTGATATTCTTATTGACTACCGCCTGATGGTCGAAGAGCAGGAAGTGCAGACAGTCCAGCCTTTTTTCCCGGAGTCGCCGTATCCGCAAAGGTTTTGGCAGCCTAATAATTCAATGTTGTCCTACGAGCTTCAAGAGGGTTATTATGAAGAGGGCGTTTTTTACATTGATATTTATGACCTGGAACGTGAGCGGCATATTTGGAGTGGTTGGACGGTAGAGCCAATGATGGACGATACTTTTCATGAAAAAAACCTTTTACGGTCTGTTAGAAAAATTTTTCGGCAGTTTCCGGTCGATGACTGA
- a CDS encoding DoxX family protein — MNTKKILSTAPNPTFIIIRLLVGTVFLSEGIQKFLYPELRGSHRFDDLGVFLPELTGPLVGILEILCGILILIGLTTRIASVVTAIIMVFAIFYTQLPVLTEDGFWFMANRIRTDWSMLLGSIFLIVNGSGLYGLDHKLCERLR, encoded by the coding sequence ATGAATACAAAAAAAATATTAAGTACAGCACCCAATCCAACCTTTATAATTATCCGCCTACTGGTCGGCACAGTTTTTCTTTCAGAAGGCATCCAAAAATTCCTATACCCCGAACTTAGAGGCTCCCACAGGTTTGACGATTTAGGAGTTTTTCTACCTGAACTTACAGGTCCATTGGTTGGAATATTAGAAATCCTGTGTGGCATACTGATCCTAATAGGGCTTACCACCAGAATTGCCTCAGTTGTAACAGCCATAATTATGGTTTTTGCGATTTTTTACACCCAATTACCAGTACTTACAGAAGACGGGTTTTGGTTTATGGCCAACCGTATCCGCACCGATTGGTCTATGCTTTTAGGAAGCATATTCCTGATCGTTAACGGCAGCGGACTTTATGGCCTTGACCATAAACTTTGTGAACGGTTAAGGTAA
- a CDS encoding BPTI/Kunitz-type proteinase inhibitor domain-containing protein has product MKTLFANFTLALFFLLSITSCEKDCIQNDKCNLKGETGPCFGNHPGYYFDKERGECVEFLWGGCQGVRPFKSMEECQNSCHCD; this is encoded by the coding sequence ATGAAAACCCTATTTGCCAATTTCACATTAGCGCTCTTTTTCCTTTTGTCTATTACAAGCTGCGAAAAAGATTGCATTCAAAATGACAAATGCAATTTGAAGGGAGAAACTGGACCTTGCTTTGGCAATCACCCAGGCTATTATTTTGACAAAGAGAGAGGAGAGTGTGTAGAATTTTTATGGGGAGGTTGCCAAGGTGTTAGACCGTTCAAAAGTATGGAAGAGTGCCAAAACAGCTGCCATTGCGACTGA
- a CDS encoding DUF4918 family protein, producing the protein MKSFADKLIAYNELLEYTGPLPANIRVMNPFQESVQALEISSAFYQKFYSDNQPRRLIIGINPGRFGGGVTGIPFTDTKRLQSECGIPYEGKDTYEPSSVFVYDVINAYGGAEAFYKKFLVHAVFPLAITKVGENGKETNFNYYDSRELKDAVYDFTVRHIKRLIAMGMNTEKCYCLGTNKNFKFLQKLNKEHHFFKDIIPLEHPRFIVQYKSRYKQEYIDKYLEVLGRPN; encoded by the coding sequence ATGAAATCATTTGCTGACAAACTTATTGCATATAACGAGTTGCTTGAATATACAGGACCTCTTCCTGCAAACATTCGAGTCATGAATCCTTTTCAAGAAAGTGTTCAGGCTTTGGAAATTTCCTCTGCTTTTTACCAAAAATTTTACAGTGACAACCAGCCCCGTCGTCTTATCATCGGGATAAACCCCGGCCGTTTTGGCGGTGGAGTTACGGGTATTCCATTTACCGATACCAAAAGGCTCCAAAGTGAATGTGGTATTCCGTATGAAGGAAAAGATACTTATGAGCCTTCGTCGGTATTTGTCTACGATGTCATTAATGCCTACGGTGGGGCAGAGGCCTTTTATAAAAAATTTCTGGTACATGCGGTTTTCCCTTTGGCCATTACCAAAGTAGGAGAAAACGGAAAAGAAACCAACTTCAACTATTACGACAGCCGTGAATTAAAAGATGCTGTATATGATTTTACCGTTCGGCACATCAAAAGGCTTATAGCAATGGGTATGAACACCGAAAAGTGCTACTGCCTGGGAACTAACAAGAATTTTAAATTCCTGCAAAAGCTGAATAAGGAACACCACTTTTTTAAAGACATCATCCCTCTTGAACATCCCAGATTTATCGTTCAGTATAAATCTCGTTATAAGCAGGAATATATAGATAAGTATTTGGAGGTGTTGGGGCGTCCAAATTAA
- a CDS encoding M28 family peptidase → MEVQELTQTRLYKDVLRLTKVTPARNYLNISVLNDLSDYIYQEFSRLHCQTFFQEFTVDDRCYRNVIASFGPEKGARVVLGAHYDVAGNQPGADDNASGVAGLLEIARLLHVSEPLKHRVDLVAYCLEEPPYFATDQMGSAFHAKCLRENNIDVKGMICLDMIGYFSDKPNSQGFPKAEYESLYPSVGNYILVVGRNGQEEFTKKVKKLMQDYSQIEVHDISFSEAEKLAGFSDHRNYWKYGYPAVMICDTAYLRNPHYHKFTDIIETLNFEKMAEVVKGVFGAVVNL, encoded by the coding sequence ATGGAAGTTCAGGAACTGACGCAAACCCGGCTGTATAAAGATGTTTTAAGGTTAACCAAAGTAACGCCAGCCAGGAATTATTTAAATATAAGCGTATTGAATGATCTGTCTGATTATATTTATCAGGAGTTTAGTCGGCTTCACTGTCAGACATTCTTTCAGGAATTTACTGTAGATGACCGGTGCTATAGAAATGTTATTGCTTCTTTTGGGCCAGAAAAGGGAGCGCGGGTGGTTTTAGGTGCCCATTATGACGTAGCAGGCAATCAGCCCGGTGCCGACGATAATGCCAGTGGCGTGGCAGGTTTGTTGGAAATAGCTCGCTTGCTTCATGTGTCTGAACCGCTGAAGCATAGGGTAGATCTAGTAGCTTATTGTCTGGAAGAACCTCCGTATTTTGCCACAGATCAAATGGGCAGTGCTTTTCATGCCAAGTGCCTAAGAGAAAATAATATCGACGTAAAAGGCATGATATGTTTGGATATGATCGGATATTTTTCTGACAAGCCCAATTCCCAAGGTTTCCCTAAAGCAGAATATGAATCACTATATCCATCGGTTGGTAATTATATTCTGGTTGTGGGCCGTAACGGGCAGGAAGAATTTACCAAAAAGGTCAAAAAGCTTATGCAGGACTATAGTCAAATAGAGGTGCATGATATAAGCTTTTCAGAAGCGGAAAAGTTGGCCGGCTTTTCTGATCACCGTAATTATTGGAAATACGGATATCCCGCAGTCATGATCTGTGACACGGCTTACTTGCGCAATCCCCATTATCATAAATTTACAGATATTATAGAAACCCTAAATTTTGAGAAAATGGCGGAAGTGGTGAAAGGAGTTTTTGGCGCCGTAGTGAATTTATAG
- a CDS encoding glycerol-3-phosphate dehydrogenase/oxidase, giving the protein MNRESAKNALRQDICWDIIVIGGGATGLGVAVDAALRGYKTLLLEQADFTKGTSSRSTKLVHGGVRYLEQGNVSLVLEALYERGVLLKNAPHITSNQTFVIPTFSFWKSMFYATGLKLYDWLSGKLSLGSSKMVEAAIVEKQMPGLKTEGLKKGILYHDGQFDDARLGINLAQTCVDAGGTVVNYMKVTGLAKDGQGKLSGLNALDIESGEEYQLQAKTIVNATGVFSDYILFMDCPGRKPAIQPSQGVHIVLDKKFLPSEHALMVPKTKDGRVLFAVPWYGKIVAGTTDTLVDKPSSEPRALQEEVDFIIDTLGKYLVDKPEPKDVLSVFAGMRPLVRPEAPGQKTKEISRSHKITISSSGLVSISGGKWTTYRKMAEDTVNVAIQQGALSPYPCKTSQHPIHGYTQSPAHDWLHCYGADADKIRSIMEAEEGTSEKLHPNYPHVKAEVVWAARQEMARNVEDVLARRLRILFVDAKAAIDMAQVVAETLAQELNKDTLWVENQKSGFIQLAQEYLLEPYNPQVSSV; this is encoded by the coding sequence ATGAACAGGGAGTCAGCAAAAAATGCGCTCAGGCAAGACATTTGCTGGGACATCATAGTTATTGGCGGAGGTGCCACAGGATTGGGCGTGGCAGTCGATGCCGCGCTAAGAGGGTACAAAACCCTTTTGCTTGAGCAGGCAGATTTTACTAAAGGAACTTCTAGTAGGAGTACCAAATTAGTCCATGGCGGTGTGCGGTATTTAGAGCAGGGCAATGTCTCCCTGGTATTAGAAGCCTTATATGAAAGAGGTGTCCTTTTGAAAAATGCACCTCATATTACCAGTAACCAGACATTTGTCATCCCTACTTTTTCTTTCTGGAAAAGTATGTTTTACGCCACCGGCCTTAAGTTGTACGATTGGCTGTCTGGCAAACTAAGTCTAGGATCCTCCAAAATGGTCGAGGCTGCAATAGTAGAGAAGCAAATGCCAGGTTTAAAAACCGAAGGCCTGAAGAAAGGCATATTATACCATGACGGCCAGTTTGATGATGCTCGCTTGGGCATTAACTTGGCCCAAACCTGTGTCGATGCTGGAGGGACCGTGGTAAACTATATGAAGGTGACAGGGTTGGCCAAAGATGGTCAGGGAAAATTGTCCGGTTTAAATGCGCTTGATATCGAGTCAGGCGAGGAATATCAATTGCAGGCCAAAACCATAGTAAATGCTACCGGGGTGTTCTCAGATTACATTCTTTTCATGGACTGCCCAGGCCGTAAACCTGCCATACAACCAAGCCAAGGAGTGCATATTGTGCTTGATAAGAAATTTTTGCCGTCTGAACATGCACTTATGGTTCCCAAAACCAAAGATGGCAGAGTTCTTTTTGCGGTGCCATGGTATGGCAAAATAGTGGCAGGAACTACCGATACTTTGGTCGATAAGCCTTCCTCAGAACCCCGCGCCTTGCAAGAGGAAGTTGATTTTATCATCGACACATTAGGAAAGTACCTGGTGGATAAGCCTGAGCCTAAAGATGTATTGTCTGTTTTTGCAGGAATGCGTCCCTTGGTACGGCCAGAAGCGCCGGGGCAAAAAACCAAAGAAATTTCTCGCAGCCATAAAATTACCATTTCCAGCAGTGGTTTGGTTTCCATAAGCGGCGGCAAGTGGACAACCTATCGGAAAATGGCAGAAGATACAGTCAATGTGGCTATTCAGCAAGGAGCGCTATCTCCTTACCCTTGTAAAACCTCTCAACATCCCATTCATGGGTACACCCAGTCACCTGCACACGATTGGCTGCACTGCTATGGCGCCGATGCTGACAAAATCCGGAGCATTATGGAGGCAGAAGAAGGGACATCAGAAAAGCTCCACCCCAATTATCCGCATGTTAAAGCTGAAGTGGTTTGGGCAGCCCGTCAGGAGATGGCACGAAATGTAGAGGATGTGCTTGCCCGACGTTTGCGCATTTTGTTTGTCGATGCCAAAGCTGCTATAGATATGGCACAGGTAGTGGCAGAAACACTCGCCCAAGAACTGAACAAAGATACTTTATGGGTGGAAAATCAAAAGTCAGGGTTTATCCAACTTGCCCAAGAATATTTGCTCGAACCTTACAATCCTCAAGTTTCTTCAGTATAA
- the lepB gene encoding signal peptidase I encodes MAFNFFKKGENKKKKSKTREWVDSIVFAVVAATLIRWMFMEAFVIPTSSMESSLLVGDYLFVSKVHYGTRTPQTPLQLPLTHQRIPVLGIQSYLDWIKLPQYRLPGFGKVERNDVVVFNVPTKELNDNIDYPVDLKTFYVKRCLALPGDEIKIEDKKVFINGERGEDPENVQFTYLVYSQYPLNREELREFKISESYYLRKEKNLHVQLMHLNKKQAADLKKLSIVKNVAEASSNGEKGFKPYAKGERGDGIFPQNAKLFSWNNDWFGPLKVPQKGETIKVNLENLALYGDIIKLYDHNKDVRVEKNKLFIDGQEVKEYTFKQDYYFMVGDNRHNSLDSRYWGFVPEDHVVGKAAFTWFSLDPHGGFLDKVRWHKIFRPIN; translated from the coding sequence ATGGCATTCAATTTCTTTAAAAAAGGTGAAAACAAGAAGAAAAAATCAAAAACCCGTGAGTGGGTAGATTCCATTGTTTTTGCAGTAGTAGCAGCCACTCTTATTAGGTGGATGTTTATGGAAGCATTTGTAATTCCTACTTCTTCAATGGAAAGTTCCCTTCTTGTTGGAGACTACCTTTTTGTAAGTAAAGTCCACTATGGAACAAGAACTCCACAGACTCCATTACAACTTCCGCTTACGCACCAAAGAATACCTGTGCTTGGCATCCAATCTTATCTTGACTGGATCAAGTTGCCACAATATAGGCTTCCTGGTTTTGGCAAAGTAGAGCGTAACGATGTGGTCGTGTTTAATGTACCAACCAAAGAGCTTAACGACAACATAGACTACCCTGTAGATCTGAAGACTTTCTATGTAAAGCGTTGCCTGGCACTGCCTGGCGATGAAATAAAAATAGAAGACAAAAAGGTTTTTATTAATGGAGAAAGAGGTGAAGATCCTGAAAATGTACAGTTTACTTATTTAGTATACTCACAGTACCCATTGAACCGTGAAGAGTTAAGGGAGTTTAAAATTTCGGAGTCATACTATTTGAGAAAAGAGAAGAACCTGCATGTTCAACTAATGCACCTAAATAAAAAGCAAGCAGCAGACCTGAAAAAGCTATCTATTGTCAAAAATGTTGCTGAGGCTTCCAGCAATGGGGAAAAAGGTTTTAAACCATATGCGAAAGGCGAAAGAGGGGATGGCATATTCCCACAAAACGCTAAGCTGTTTTCATGGAACAATGACTGGTTTGGCCCTTTAAAGGTCCCTCAAAAAGGCGAAACAATTAAAGTTAACTTAGAAAATCTGGCCTTATATGGCGATATCATCAAACTGTATGACCACAATAAGGATGTTCGGGTTGAGAAAAACAAATTATTTATAGATGGTCAAGAGGTAAAAGAATACACCTTTAAACAGGATTATTATTTTATGGTTGGAGACAACAGGCATAACTCTCTTGACTCAAGATATTGGGGTTTTGTACCAGAAGACCATGTAGTGGGCAAAGCAGCCTTTACTTGGTTCTCATTAGATCCGCATGGTGGCTTTTTAGATAAGGTCAGGTGGCATAAGATATTTAGGCCGATTAACTAG
- a CDS encoding glycerophosphodiester phosphodiesterase family protein: MKALSIHKKLIIAHRGTTYWAPEETEAAMRWARNMGADYLEIDLQRTLDGYLIALHDENLQRTTDIAIKFPDRKDEPASAFTYEELLTLDAGSWFNQRYPSRACAAFENQDILTLEDVVMIAEGKRIKRDIFGKRLLYQDTCGRVRTVYENDPADNGNRPGVYAETKIPELFPGIEHDLKAELLKLGWYNTDPKKLKNISVRRNRISKGNSVERIILQTFSKESLKTLNKLFSAHVPLCFLLWRGLEGDDIPDDNLETFKDWLCFGKAHGATIAGPSISGGPNYYPNLLSPIHATLLKQAGLKIHPYSFDTNEQMQIFSPLADGVFTNRTDDALLYYHLNAGLPLPVDHAPAELVLEKLGYKSLSELHL; this comes from the coding sequence ATGAAAGCCCTTTCTATACATAAAAAGCTAATTATTGCCCATAGAGGAACCACTTATTGGGCACCCGAGGAGACCGAAGCAGCCATGCGTTGGGCACGCAATATGGGCGCTGATTATTTGGAAATAGACCTTCAGCGAACCCTTGACGGATATTTGATAGCCCTTCATGACGAAAACTTGCAAAGGACTACGGACATTGCTATAAAATTTCCTGACAGAAAAGACGAGCCTGCTTCTGCCTTTACTTATGAGGAACTACTGACCTTAGATGCAGGAAGCTGGTTCAATCAGCGTTACCCCTCCCGTGCATGTGCAGCCTTTGAAAACCAAGACATCCTGACTTTAGAAGATGTAGTTATGATAGCAGAAGGGAAACGCATAAAACGTGATATTTTTGGGAAAAGACTTTTATATCAAGATACATGTGGCAGGGTCAGAACGGTGTACGAAAACGACCCTGCGGACAACGGCAACCGTCCAGGGGTCTATGCCGAAACAAAAATACCGGAACTATTTCCTGGCATTGAACACGATCTAAAAGCAGAACTATTAAAACTAGGCTGGTACAATACAGACCCAAAGAAACTAAAAAATATTTCTGTTCGAAGAAACAGAATTTCTAAGGGCAATTCTGTGGAACGCATTATCCTTCAAACTTTTTCCAAAGAAAGCCTAAAAACACTCAATAAGTTATTTTCTGCACATGTCCCCCTTTGCTTCTTACTATGGCGAGGGCTGGAAGGCGACGATATTCCAGATGACAACCTGGAAACTTTCAAAGATTGGCTGTGCTTTGGCAAAGCACATGGCGCTACCATAGCAGGTCCTAGCATAAGTGGTGGACCTAACTATTACCCCAACCTCCTTTCACCAATACATGCTACCCTACTTAAACAAGCTGGGCTAAAAATCCATCCTTATTCTTTCGATACCAACGAGCAAATGCAGATATTTTCTCCATTGGCAGACGGAGTGTTTACAAACCGAACAGATGACGCTTTACTTTACTATCACTTAAATGCAGGCTTACCACTGCCTGTTGATCATGCACCCGCTGAGCTTGTATTGGAAAAACTAGGTTATAAGTCCCTTAGTGAACTACATTTATAA